The Malus sylvestris chromosome 3, drMalSylv7.2, whole genome shotgun sequence genomic sequence AATCTAAACTAATTAAAGTCAATAACTCAACAGTTCAATAATCAATACCAGAAATGGGCCACTAACCTCATGTGCAAAAATCTAACAAACCCAATAAAATTCACATCATCCTAGGACAAAGTTCATCTAATCAAACCCAAATCACCAATTTAGCAGCTTTACCTGTCTATGAATCAAATCGCCACCCAAAGAGAAAAAGAGGAGATACCCAGACGAAGTCCCGGCCACAACCACCCTTATCTCGTCAAACACCAACCACTCCACCGCCGTGACGAACTCCGCCTCGATCGGGGACAATACAGGTCGGATCTTGAGCCGGGTCCCGTCGGATTCGGACCAACCGAGAACCACAATAACGGACCGGTTGGCAAGCGCAATCGAGTGGGTGTCGAGGGCGCAGAGGAGGTTGGGGTTGTCGACGAGCCAGCCTTCCTTTCCCGCGCCTAGCTCGCCGAGCTCCTCGCAGGCTATGCTGCCCAGCTCCGTCGTATGAGTTCGCTTCGCCATGGCTGATTGATTGGATCGGACTCGGAAATGGAGAAGGAAGACGAAGCAAGAGGTGGAGATCTATCGGCACTGCTCTGCGTTTAGCTGGAGTGCACTAAACGGCACCGTTGACAAAAAAGTTAGAGTGCACTAAACGGCATCGTTTATCCGTTTATTTCATCTCTAATTAACGACCGCGCTGGTCAGGTCCTCCGAGAAATCGAAAATGCTGAGTCAAGACCCCTCCCtctctaaaaccctaaacccctctctcttcctcctcacGCCATTCTCCAATCCTCTCcgcaaaaccctaaccctaaagcCCCTCACCGTGGCCCCCAAAACCCTCTCCATTAACTTATCCTCCCAATTCCCGCTAAATTCCGACCCCAATTTCACATTTTCCCGCCAAATTCCCCATCTGCGGCGGGACCTCCGCTTATTCGCCGGCCGGAGCAAGAAGAAGGCCGGAGGCGGACCGTCCCCGGGCCGAATCGAGGGTAACGCGGATTCTCGCCGGGAGGTGAGGGAAAATGCTCGCAGGAAAAGCAAAAGGCTCGCCGAGTCCAATTTCTATAGGCTCAAGAACCAGAGCCGGAAGTACGCCGATAACTTTACCGAGGACGAGCTCCAGCAAATCGGGCTCGGGTATGACCGGATGGTCCGGTTCATGGAGAAGGACGACCCCAATTTGCGCCACCCGCATGACTGGTACAAGTACGGAGAATTCGGGCCGTATTCCTGGCGCGGGGTAGTCGTCGGCCAACCGGTCCGGGGAAGGTTTACCGACGAAAGGGTGACGATTATTGGGGAAGTAAAGGACCAGGAGGAATGGGAAAAGATTGAGCAATTTGAGATGAGCCAAGATTTTGGGAAGAGATTGGGGCAATTGGATAGAAGCAAAGGGAGGAAGTACTTTTGGGTGTTTGTGAGGCACCCGAGGTGGCGGCTTTCGGATTTTCCGTGGCAGCAGTGGACTTTGGTGTGTGAGGTGGTGGTGGAAGGCGAAAAGCAGAGGCTGGACAAATGGAGTTTGATGGGCAGGCTTGGGAATTTGACTAGATCTTTGATAACGAAGTGTGCAGCTTGGTTTAGACCCGATATTATATACGTGAAGAGGCCAGTTTATCAGTGCAGGTTCGAGCCTCAGGACGATTTTTTCAAGGTGTTGACCCCGTTTCTTGATCCAAAAACGGAGGAGGATTACTTGTTTGAGCTCGAGAAAGCTGATGGGAGTGTTGAAATGTGCACTTACTTTGGTGGGTTGTGTAAGATTGTGAAGGTGAATCAGAAGGCGTTTGTGGATGATGTGGTGAAGGGTTATGAGAAGTTGAGTGATGAGGAGAAGTCAAGGTGTTTGGGGTTTTTGCTGAAGAATCATCCGGTTCAGTTGTTGCATCCGTATACGAAGGAGTGGAAGGCCAAGTTGGAGGAGTGGGAGTTGGGTTGTGATGCGCCGGATGGTGATGATGAGGGCAGCGGCATCAATGTGGCCGAGAAGGAGTTTACGGAGTGGGTTGAGGATGACGAGGTTGATAATGAGGAGGATAATGTTGTTATGGAACTGGAAGATGGTGGTGAGAGTGAATTTGAGGTTGATGATGAGGAGGAAGGTGATGGAGACGATGAATTGGGAGTTGACGCGGAAGAGTTGAGTGAAGAAGAGGATGAGAAGTACTGGGAGGAGGAGTTTGAAAAGGCGGTGAGTAGCTCGGATGCAATGGAAAAGCTAGCAAAACAGAGTGTAGAGGCAACTACGGAGTACTATAAGAAGCAATTGAGGACAATGGAAGGGAACAAAAATCGAAACTTGGAGGACGACgaagatggtgatggtgatgaaaTCGTCATGAGGGGAAAACGACCGACAGTGAGTGCTGAAGAATGGAAGGTTGCTGGGTATGGTCCATGGAGGAAAAGGATCAAGAAGAGTAAGATTCCTCCGCAACTGTTTTTGCGAGCAGCGGTTCGACCCTTCACTTACAGAAATCTTGTGAAGGAGATAGTTTTGACTAGGCATGGAATTGTGGATGGAGATTTTTgaggaaagacttgaagaagcaTTTGCATTTCTTGAGATTTGCCTCTTGTTCGGATGACCTTATTGACTGGTTTAGCACATTTCAGAGAGTAGATGTATCTTACTGAATCGATCTTAATGAAATTTGATTTATGTAAAATTCGTTGAGTTGCAATCTGCCCAACCTTTGAATCAATTCTTGCTCCACTGTTTTTTGGTGGGGAATTTTGCTGTTTGGTTTGTTGCGCGTTAAGGAAGAAGGGATGGCTTCTTCAACACTGCAATGCAATATTAAAGACGAAGTTTTCAATGGATGAGTTTCTTACTTAAACAAAGCGTTTGTGAGAGAGTTTTTTCTTTCAATGCGACAGTCGCACTGCCGCGTTAAGATTAAAGAATACAAATCTAGAACTCGCAAGGTTTCAATGGATGGCTTGAATGCTTCATCCTTCGGAGGATCATAATATCCAAAAATATCTACAATACTCCGCCACCACTTGGAGCCCTTAGATCCAATACAACGGATTCAAAGAAAATTGGACAACCATTGGATTGGATCTAAGATAGCATAGTGGCGGAGTATTCAATGGCCCGGAGTCTTGTAGCTTCGCTGTCATATCTCGGGgtgaaaaaatcaaatcaatctTTCATTCAAAGCCATTGAGATGTGACATGAATGTAAAATCGACTGGATCTCCTCCTCAGTAAATGGTAGAAATCCTCATGACCACACAACACATACCGTTgaattttgatcaaacggctacaaataaggagtccctctaaaaattataataattgtagtcatttgatcaaaatctaaccGCCCGTGTTGTGTGATCACAAAGATCCCCACCATTTGCCCAGGAGGGGATCCAATTCCCCCTTCGACGCCTTAcaattatttctaaaatttaCGTATATTAAAAACCGCCAATGATTTCAACAGCAGCCCATGACAAAATCATACAAAAGCAATATTTACATAATAAGCATCGTCCAACCGAAACTGAACCGTTGAAATTTCTTATGTAGAGTGGAGAACATAAGGAAATCTCCACCGGCACCGGCACCAGCTCTTTAAATATAACATTAAGAGAgaaaaaatcaatacaaaagaaATAACCTTTACTCACAAGCCAGTTTGGTGCCAAAGCTGGTAAGGCAAATAGCAAATGCCTGGAAGGCTGACAAGGGCTGCCTATAATCCATGGTAAATGTATCATCACCCACTTTCCCGAACTGAAGAACCGTTTCTTCGTCTCCTTTCCCTCCTGGCTGGCTTGGGTCCCCAGTTGCCACGAGTTGAAAGTTCTTTACTGATGCCACCGTGACCCGACCATGGAAATTCAAACACCAGCACTGCAACTGATCATGCCATCTTGGAGCTTTGTTCCTCAAGACGGTGTAGCCATAACTGGTAGAAGCTGTTTTCTTCAACTTACATTTGTCCATGGGTTTTTCAATGGCAGTTTCATCTGATGGTGGGCAATTAAGAGGGCAAATCATCCTTCTTGGACCTCTTGATTTTAGAAGGTTGAATTTGTAAGAGACCTGCCCAACTTCAAAGTTGCCTGCCGGAACTTGGGGGCTTATTTGCTTGCTTGCAAAACGACGGGTAGACCTACTGCTTGCAGGCTTTGCACCACTATGCGGTGGCTGGCTATCATAGATTGTAAAATTGGTGCCCAGAAAATCCGAGCTGCAAAAGTTCAAGAAATCGTGTTTAACATTCAAATTTGTTCTTGTAATCCAATGGAATGCAAACTACTAAAAACTCACTGCCAAGCTGGTTCTGAATTCTACAAAATGAGGATAACATGTCAGCCTAACTTG encodes the following:
- the LOC126615184 gene encoding uncharacterized protein LOC126615184 translates to MLSQDPSLSKTLNPSLFLLTPFSNPLRKTLTLKPLTVAPKTLSINLSSQFPLNSDPNFTFSRQIPHLRRDLRLFAGRSKKKAGGGPSPGRIEGNADSRREVRENARRKSKRLAESNFYRLKNQSRKYADNFTEDELQQIGLGYDRMVRFMEKDDPNLRHPHDWYKYGEFGPYSWRGVVVGQPVRGRFTDERVTIIGEVKDQEEWEKIEQFEMSQDFGKRLGQLDRSKGRKYFWVFVRHPRWRLSDFPWQQWTLVCEVVVEGEKQRLDKWSLMGRLGNLTRSLITKCAAWFRPDIIYVKRPVYQCRFEPQDDFFKVLTPFLDPKTEEDYLFELEKADGSVEMCTYFGGLCKIVKVNQKAFVDDVVKGYEKLSDEEKSRCLGFLLKNHPVQLLHPYTKEWKAKLEEWELGCDAPDGDDEGSGINVAEKEFTEWVEDDEVDNEEDNVVMELEDGGESEFEVDDEEEGDGDDELGVDAEELSEEEDEKYWEEEFEKAVSSSDAMEKLAKQSVEATTEYYKKQLRTMEGNKNRNLEDDEDGDGDEIVMRGKRPTVSAEEWKVAGYGPWRKRIKKSKIPPQLFLRAAVRPFTYRNLVKEIVLTRHGIVDGDF
- the LOC126615186 gene encoding tubby-like F-box protein 7, which gives rise to MSLRKAFLSRKFSKSFRELLRDEDQARGGDGRVSRDSAELDRVADCPDSSSSSWSAMLPELLGEIIRRVESSEDKWPHRQNVVACACVCKRWRDITKEIARSPSYSGKITFPSCLKQPGPRDFTHQCLIKRNKKTSTFYLYLALTQSFTDKGKFLLAARRYRHGSHNEYIISLDADDISQGSNAYVGKLSSDFLGTNFTIYDSQPPHSGAKPASSRSTRRFASKQISPQVPAGNFEVGQVSYKFNLLKSRGPRRMICPLNCPPSDETAIEKPMDKCKLKKTASTSYGYTVLRNKAPRWHDQLQCWCLNFHGRVTVASVKNFQLVATGDPSQPGGKGDEETVLQFGKVGDDTFTMDYRQPLSAFQAFAICLTSFGTKLACE